A part of Entelurus aequoreus isolate RoL-2023_Sb linkage group LG03, RoL_Eaeq_v1.1, whole genome shotgun sequence genomic DNA contains:
- the LOC133645751 gene encoding uncharacterized protein LOC133645751 isoform X1 has protein sequence MYSYAFTSTCIKHAESYTSSYHLGAPFRVPFHLIKFIMNRDIAVVPSGWYDDRMVFWPSYKNTDRIERAALNEEQHEPNWPRFDVSVVRTCDNYKDALKIMQQYGKGCNTSDLQSEAENEELPEKRNRKPVHRLGDSDDSEEDPGNSDLTSLGLASQLHRQTPPSRRVPARVMSTCQLDSSTGDNFLAPHHGEGCIHMPSPAHALNMQRVTQVLTTLGHHSDNYKDALKIMQQYGKGCNTSDLQSEAENEELPEKRNRKPVHRLGDSDDSEEDPGNSDLTSLGLASQLHRQTPPSRRVPARVMGTCQLDSSTGDNFLAPHHGEGRIHMPSPAHALNMQRVTQGTEVPPRLPPPPSPAALNMWQTEEPGSCLAYRPTWRGERMADNISCSAPEVIHILSLLETIKHNQDQLIAKVNFLSLE, from the exons atgtattcatatgccttcaccagcacatgcattaaacatgcagagagttacacaag ttcttaccaccttggggcaccattcag ggtgccttttcatctgattaaatttataatgaacagggacattgcggttgtcccaagtggatggtatgatgataggatggttttctggcccagctataaaaacaccgacagaattgaaagggccgctttaaatgaggagcagcatgagccaaactggccaagatttgacgtttctgttgtccgaacttgtg acaactacaaagacgcattaaaaataatgcaacaatatggaaagggctgcaacacctcagacctgcaatctgaggcagagaacgaggagctgccagaaaaaaggaacaggaagccagt ccatcgtctcggggactcagatgatagcgaagaagacccgggaaatagtgacctcacatctctggggttggcaagccaattgcacaggcaga ctccaccgtctcgccgagtgccagcaagagtcatgagtacttgtcaactcgactcctcaactggagataactttctag cacctcaccatggggaaggatgtattcatatgccttcaccagcacatgcattaaacatgcagagagttacacaag ttcttaccaccttggggcaccattcag acaactacaaagacgcattaaaaataatgcaacaatatggaaagggctgcaacacctcagacctgcaatctgaggcagagaacgaggagctgccagaaaaaaggaacaggaagccagt ccatcgtctcggggactcagatgatagcgaagaagacccgggaaatagtgacctcacatctctggggttggcaagccaattgcacaggcaga ctccaccgtctcgccgagtgccagcaagagtcatgggtacttgtcaactcgactcctcaactggagataactttctag cacctcaccatggggaaggacgcattcatatgccttcaccagcacatgcattaaacatgcagagagttacacaag gaacggaagtccctcctcgactccctccacccccctcaccagcagccctcaacatgtggcagacagaggagcctggatcctgcctggcctacaggccaacatggcgaggggaaagaatggccgacaacatttcctgctctg cgcctgaggtaatccacatccttagcctgctggaaactattaagcacaaccaagaccagctgattgcgaaggtaaacttcttaagccttgaatag
- the LOC133645751 gene encoding uncharacterized protein LOC133645751 isoform X2, translated as MYSYAFTSTCIKHAESYTSSYHLGAPFRVPFHLIKFIMNRDIAVVPSGWYDDRMVFWPSYKNTDRIERAALNEEQHEPNWPRFDVSVVRTCDNYKDALKIMQQYGKGCNTSDLQSEAENEELPEKRNRKPVHRLGDSDDSEEDPGNSDLTSLGLASQLHRQTPPSRRVPARVMSTCQLDSSTGDNFLAPHHGEGCIHMPSPAHALNMQRVTQVLTTLGHHSDNYKDALKIMQQYGKGCNTSDLQSEAENEELPEKRNRKPVHRLGDSDDSEEDPGNSDLTSLGLASQLHRQTPPSRRVPARVMGTCQLDSSTGDNFLAPHHGEGRIHMPSPAHALNMQRVTQGTEVPPRLPPPPSPAALNMWQTEEPGSCLAYRPTWRGERMADNISCSAPEVIHILSLLETIKHNQDQLIAKVL; from the exons atgtattcatatgccttcaccagcacatgcattaaacatgcagagagttacacaag ttcttaccaccttggggcaccattcag ggtgccttttcatctgattaaatttataatgaacagggacattgcggttgtcccaagtggatggtatgatgataggatggttttctggcccagctataaaaacaccgacagaattgaaagggccgctttaaatgaggagcagcatgagccaaactggccaagatttgacgtttctgttgtccgaacttgtg acaactacaaagacgcattaaaaataatgcaacaatatggaaagggctgcaacacctcagacctgcaatctgaggcagagaacgaggagctgccagaaaaaaggaacaggaagccagt ccatcgtctcggggactcagatgatagcgaagaagacccgggaaatagtgacctcacatctctggggttggcaagccaattgcacaggcaga ctccaccgtctcgccgagtgccagcaagagtcatgagtacttgtcaactcgactcctcaactggagataactttctag cacctcaccatggggaaggatgtattcatatgccttcaccagcacatgcattaaacatgcagagagttacacaag ttcttaccaccttggggcaccattcag acaactacaaagacgcattaaaaataatgcaacaatatggaaagggctgcaacacctcagacctgcaatctgaggcagagaacgaggagctgccagaaaaaaggaacaggaagccagt ccatcgtctcggggactcagatgatagcgaagaagacccgggaaatagtgacctcacatctctggggttggcaagccaattgcacaggcaga ctccaccgtctcgccgagtgccagcaagagtcatgggtacttgtcaactcgactcctcaactggagataactttctag cacctcaccatggggaaggacgcattcatatgccttcaccagcacatgcattaaacatgcagagagttacacaag gaacggaagtccctcctcgactccctccacccccctcaccagcagccctcaacatgtggcagacagaggagcctggatcctgcctggcctacaggccaacatggcgaggggaaagaatggccgacaacatttcctgctctg cgcctgaggtaatccacatccttagcctgctggaaactattaagcacaaccaagaccagctgattgcgaag gtgctgtga
- the atg14 gene encoding beclin 1-associated autophagy-related key regulator isoform X2 codes for MASSAVVRAAGPAGRPPLRPPLPAGVMVESVDDAEGLYVAVERCPLCSTSRRRLTCARCVQAGDFAYLDGSNAERYADKMARLRTLKEEEQRLQQSVVGAMRGKLQADETWKMMASGVKMRQLQEALACAREEVKSDKELLLRSQDERQRLQRRAGRHQLKQDKIDRHNRRLGELLERRKHELHERLGQLAALRRDHIVELMAYIFPAREEKACSRDPADVAADCDAALTSSTVSELAEARRTTYLSGRWVWDDQNGETSISITGPAVTLPSNGDCSAYYSWVEEKSTNQGPELDHINPAHTISAALCYATQLVTILSHILDVNLPKKLCNSEFCDDNLSRYRFTRALNKLNTNLLHLCFSQHVDSDKLHPHHTLRNIMFLVSPDNADLGRTGPFEVSADLEESMEFVEPEASGPTEDSADEAVTDEETDLGTDWETVPSPRFCDIPSQPMDLSQSALQVSQPSINTGGMISSAAASVTSWFRAYTGQR; via the exons ATGGCGTCCTCAGCGGTAGTCCGAGCCGCCGGCCCCGCGGGAAGGCCGCCGCTTCGCCCGCCTCTGCCCGCCGGCGTCATGGTGGAGTCCGTGGACGACGCGGAGGGTCTGTATGTGGCGGTGGAGCGGTGCCCGCTGTGCAGTACGTCCCGCCGCAGGCTGACGTGCGCCCGCTGTGTCCAGGCCGGAGACTTCGCGTACCTGGACGGCAGCAACGCCGAAAG GTACGCCGACAAGATGGCGAGGCTAAGGACGCTGAAAGAGGAGGAGCAGCGGCTGCAGCAGAG CGTGGTCGGCGCCATGCGCGGGAAGCTGCAAGCTGACGAGACG TGGAAGATGATGGCGAGCGGCGTGAAGATGCGGCAGTTGCAGGAGGCGCTGGCGTGCGCTCGCGAGGAGGTGAAAAGCG ACAAAGAGCTGCTGCTGCGCTCCCAGGACGAGCGCCAGCGTTTGCAGCGGCGCGCCGGGCGCCATCAGCTCAAGCAGGACAAGATTGACCGCCACAATCGCCGCCTGGGCGAGCTTCTGGAGCGCCGCAAGCACGAGCTGCACGAGCGCCTGGGTCAGCTGGCGGCGCTACGACGGGATCACATCGTGGAGCTGATGGCGTACATCTTCCCCGCACGCGAAGAGAAAGCGTGCAGCAG AGACCCCGCCGACGTGGCGGCCGACTGCGACGCCGCCTTGACGTCCAGCACAGTCAGCGAGCTGGCCGAGGCGCGCAGAACGACCTACCTGTCGGGGCGTTGGGTCTGGGACGACCAGAACGGCGAGACCAGCATCAGCATCACAGGCCCCGCCGTCACGCTGCCGAGCAACGGAGACTGCTCCGCCTACTACAGCTGGGTGGAAGAGAAGAGTACCAACCAGGGTCCAG AACTGGACCACATCAACCCCGCCCACACCATCAGCGCCGCGCTGTGCTATGCCACCCAGTTGGTCACCATCTTGTCGCACATTCTGGACGTCAACCTGCCCAAGAAGCTGTGCAACAG CGAATTTTGCGACGACAACCTGAGTCGGTACCGCTTCACCCGGGCCCTGAACAAACTCAACACCAACCTGCTGCACCTGTGCTTCTCTCAG CACGTGGACAGTGACAAGCTCCACCCCCACCACACCTTGCGCAACATCATGTTCCTGGTCTCCCCCGACAACGCCGACCTGGGCAG GACGGGTCCCTTCGAGGTGAGCGCTGACCTGGAGGAGTCCATGGAGTTTGTGGAGCCCGAAGCTTCCGGACCCACAGAGGATAGCGCGGATGAGGCAGTGACTGACGAAGAGACGGATCTTGGCACCGACTGGGAGACGGTTCCCAGTCCGCGCTTCTGTGACATCCCGTCACAG CCTATGGATCTTTCCCAGAGTGCACTGCAGGTGTCCCAGCCGTCCATCAACACAGGAGGTATGATCTCATCTGCCGCTGCCTCCGTCACATCCTGGTTCCGAGCTTACACGGGTCAGCGCTGA
- the atg14 gene encoding beclin 1-associated autophagy-related key regulator isoform X1, translating to MASSAVVRAAGPAGRPPLRPPLPAGVMVESVDDAEGLYVAVERCPLCSTSRRRLTCARCVQAGDFAYLDGSNAERYADKMARLRTLKEEEQRLQQSVVGAMRGKLQADETKWKMMASGVKMRQLQEALACAREEVKSDKELLLRSQDERQRLQRRAGRHQLKQDKIDRHNRRLGELLERRKHELHERLGQLAALRRDHIVELMAYIFPAREEKACSRDPADVAADCDAALTSSTVSELAEARRTTYLSGRWVWDDQNGETSISITGPAVTLPSNGDCSAYYSWVEEKSTNQGPELDHINPAHTISAALCYATQLVTILSHILDVNLPKKLCNSEFCDDNLSRYRFTRALNKLNTNLLHLCFSQHVDSDKLHPHHTLRNIMFLVSPDNADLGRTGPFEVSADLEESMEFVEPEASGPTEDSADEAVTDEETDLGTDWETVPSPRFCDIPSQPMDLSQSALQVSQPSINTGGMISSAAASVTSWFRAYTGQR from the exons ATGGCGTCCTCAGCGGTAGTCCGAGCCGCCGGCCCCGCGGGAAGGCCGCCGCTTCGCCCGCCTCTGCCCGCCGGCGTCATGGTGGAGTCCGTGGACGACGCGGAGGGTCTGTATGTGGCGGTGGAGCGGTGCCCGCTGTGCAGTACGTCCCGCCGCAGGCTGACGTGCGCCCGCTGTGTCCAGGCCGGAGACTTCGCGTACCTGGACGGCAGCAACGCCGAAAG GTACGCCGACAAGATGGCGAGGCTAAGGACGCTGAAAGAGGAGGAGCAGCGGCTGCAGCAGAG CGTGGTCGGCGCCATGCGCGGGAAGCTGCAAGCTGACGAGACG AAGTGGAAGATGATGGCGAGCGGCGTGAAGATGCGGCAGTTGCAGGAGGCGCTGGCGTGCGCTCGCGAGGAGGTGAAAAGCG ACAAAGAGCTGCTGCTGCGCTCCCAGGACGAGCGCCAGCGTTTGCAGCGGCGCGCCGGGCGCCATCAGCTCAAGCAGGACAAGATTGACCGCCACAATCGCCGCCTGGGCGAGCTTCTGGAGCGCCGCAAGCACGAGCTGCACGAGCGCCTGGGTCAGCTGGCGGCGCTACGACGGGATCACATCGTGGAGCTGATGGCGTACATCTTCCCCGCACGCGAAGAGAAAGCGTGCAGCAG AGACCCCGCCGACGTGGCGGCCGACTGCGACGCCGCCTTGACGTCCAGCACAGTCAGCGAGCTGGCCGAGGCGCGCAGAACGACCTACCTGTCGGGGCGTTGGGTCTGGGACGACCAGAACGGCGAGACCAGCATCAGCATCACAGGCCCCGCCGTCACGCTGCCGAGCAACGGAGACTGCTCCGCCTACTACAGCTGGGTGGAAGAGAAGAGTACCAACCAGGGTCCAG AACTGGACCACATCAACCCCGCCCACACCATCAGCGCCGCGCTGTGCTATGCCACCCAGTTGGTCACCATCTTGTCGCACATTCTGGACGTCAACCTGCCCAAGAAGCTGTGCAACAG CGAATTTTGCGACGACAACCTGAGTCGGTACCGCTTCACCCGGGCCCTGAACAAACTCAACACCAACCTGCTGCACCTGTGCTTCTCTCAG CACGTGGACAGTGACAAGCTCCACCCCCACCACACCTTGCGCAACATCATGTTCCTGGTCTCCCCCGACAACGCCGACCTGGGCAG GACGGGTCCCTTCGAGGTGAGCGCTGACCTGGAGGAGTCCATGGAGTTTGTGGAGCCCGAAGCTTCCGGACCCACAGAGGATAGCGCGGATGAGGCAGTGACTGACGAAGAGACGGATCTTGGCACCGACTGGGAGACGGTTCCCAGTCCGCGCTTCTGTGACATCCCGTCACAG CCTATGGATCTTTCCCAGAGTGCACTGCAGGTGTCCCAGCCGTCCATCAACACAGGAGGTATGATCTCATCTGCCGCTGCCTCCGTCACATCCTGGTTCCGAGCTTACACGGGTCAGCGCTGA
- the tbpl2 gene encoding TATA box-binding protein-like 2, which yields MEEFALERYFDDSIANDSCLMVGEELGLQSPAHPLPGPASTSQDSTHQSTKAGPSRELADELDLSFLPDELGAQDDAGVNMSHHSGIGLDFPSQNSSVTPNKPSQESPTAGPSLFCPMTPMAPMTPMTPVTERSGIVPQLQNIVSTVNLGCPLDLKFIALQARNAEYNPKRFAAVIMRIREPRTTALIFSSGKMVCTGAKSEEQSRLAARKYARVVQKLGFSARFLDFKIQNMVASCDVCFPIRLEGLVLTHQQFSSYEPELFPGLIYRMVKPRIVLLIFVSGKVVLTGAKERSEIYEAFENIYPILRGFRKQ from the exons ATGGAGGAGTTTGCGTTGGAGCGGTACTTTGATGATTCGATCGCAAAT GACTCCTGCCTCATGGTGGGGGAGGAGCTGGGCCTTCAAAGCCCCGCCCACCCACTTCCAGGCCCCGCCTCTACAAGTCAGGACTCCACCCACCAGTCGACAAAGGCGGGGCCCAGCCGAGAGCTGGCGGACGAGCTGGACCTCAGCTTCCTTCCTGACGAGCTCGGCGCGCAGGACGACGCAG GTGTCAACATGTCCCACCACAGCGGCATTGGGCTGGACTTCCCTTCCCAGAATTCCTCGGTGACCCCAAATAAACCCTCGCAAGAGTCACCCACGGCCGGCCCCTCCCTTTTCTGCCCCATGACGCCCATGGCCCCTATGACACCCATGACGCCGGTGACCGAGAGGTCAGGAATCGTCCCTCAGCTGCA GAACATCGTGTCCACTGTCAACCTGGGCTGTCCTCTAGACCTCAAGTTCATCGCTCTTCAAGCCAGGAACGCCGAGTACAACCCCAAG CGCTTTGCCGCCGTCATCATGAGGATCCGCGAGCCCAGAACCACAGCACTGATCTTCAGCTCAGGGAAGATGGTCTGCACCGGAGCTAAGAG CGAGGAGCAGTCTCGACTGGCGGCCAGGAAGTACGCCCGTGTGGTGCAGAAGTTGGGCTTCTCCGCTCGCTTCCTGGACTTCAAGATCCAGAACATGGTGGCCAGCTGCGACGTCTGCTTCCCCATCCGACTGGAGGGACTGGTTCTGACCCACCAGCAGTTCAGCAG CTACGAACCCGAGTTGTTTCCGGGCCTCATCTACCGGATGGTGAAGCCTCGAATCGTCCTGCTTATCTTCGTGTCGGGGAAGGTGGTCCTGACCG GAGCCAAAGAGCGCAGCGAGATCTACGAAGCCTTTGAGAACATTTATCCCATCTTAAGAGGCTTCCGGAAGcagtga
- the jmjd7 gene encoding bifunctional peptidase and (3S)-lysyl hydroxylase JMJD7 isoform X1 yields MDAVEERLADFSLEAHVKISFSDLYLSQSVPHVDGPPDPLTFYRDWIGTNKPCIIRNALNHWPALSRWTPTYLREKVGSKVISVAVTPDGYADAVRGDRFVMPEERHMTVSSVLDVLEGKVKRRGVFYVQKQCSNLLDELPELTGDVEAHVPWMSTALGKLPDAVNFWLGEADAVTSLHKDPYENVYCVVSGQKNFILLPPTERPFLPYGLYQPAVYRQQDDGDFAAVDQTDCEKVPWIPLDPLDPDLKRYPMYRRARPLHCSVKAGEILYLPSLWFHHVRQTHGCMSTSGTTWTLTSSTTTSSWWTRCRSSYHHLHVRQTGSEQEANRK; encoded by the exons ATGGACGCTGTTGAAGAACGACTGGCGGACTTCTCACTGGAGGCTCATG TTAAAATATCATTTTCAGATTTGTACCTGAGCCAATCGGTACCTCACGTGGATGGCCCACCTGACCCACTGACCTTTTACCGCGACTGGATTGGTACAAACAAACCCTGCATCATCCGAAACGCTCTCAACCATTGGCCGGCCTTGTCCAGGTGGACGCCGACGTACCTGAG GGAAAAGGTGGGGTCAAAGGTCATCAGCGTGGCGGTGACTCCCGATGGTTACGCCGACGCCGTGAGAGGCGATCGCTTCGTGATGCCAGAAGAACGTCACATGACCGTTTCCTCCGTGCTGGACGTCCTGGAAGGCAAG GTGAAGCGGCGTGGAGTCTTTTACGTCCAGAAGCAGTGTTCCAACCTGCTGGATGAACTTCCTGAGCTGACAGGCGACGTGGAAGCGCATGTGCCGTGGATGAGTACGGCGCTGG GAAAGTTACCAGACGCCGTCAATTTCTGGCTGGGCGAAGCAGACGCCGTCACGTCAC TGCACAAAGATCCTTATGAGAACGTCTACTGTGTCGTTTCTGGACAGAAGAACTTCATCCTGCTGCCGCCTACAGAGCGACCCTTCCTCCCTTACG GCCTCTACCAGCCCGCGGTTTACCGCCAGCAGGACGACGGCGACTTTGCGGCGGTGGACCAGACCGACTGTGAGAAG GTGCCCTGGATCCCCCTGGACCCGCTGGACCCCGACCTGAAGCGCTACCCTATGTACCGAAGAGCGCGGCCGCTGCACTGTAGTGTGAAGGCCGGGGAGATCCTATACCTGCCCTCGCTGTGGTTCCACCACGTGCGGCAGACGCACGGCTGCATG TCAACTTCTGGTACGACATGGACTTTGACGTCAAGTACAACTACTTCCAGCTGGTGGACACGCTGTCGCAGCTCATATCACCACCTGCAtgtgaggcaaacaggaagtgagcaagaggcaaacaggaagtga
- the jmjd7 gene encoding bifunctional peptidase and (3S)-lysyl hydroxylase JMJD7 isoform X2, with protein sequence MDAVEERLADFSLEAHVKISFSDLYLSQSVPHVDGPPDPLTFYRDWIGTNKPCIIRNALNHWPALSRWTPTYLREKVGSKVISVAVTPDGYADAVRGDRFVMPEERHMTVSSVLDVLEGKVKRRGVFYVQKQCSNLLDELPELTGDVEAHVPWMSTALGKLPDAVNFWLGEADAVTSLHKDPYENVYCVVSGQKNFILLPPTERPFLPYGLYQPAVYRQQDDGDFAAVDQTDCEKVPWIPLDPLDPDLKRYPMYRRARPLHCSVKAGEILYLPSLWFHHVRQTHGCMAVNFWYDMDFDVKYNYFQLVDTLSQLISPPACEANRK encoded by the exons ATGGACGCTGTTGAAGAACGACTGGCGGACTTCTCACTGGAGGCTCATG TTAAAATATCATTTTCAGATTTGTACCTGAGCCAATCGGTACCTCACGTGGATGGCCCACCTGACCCACTGACCTTTTACCGCGACTGGATTGGTACAAACAAACCCTGCATCATCCGAAACGCTCTCAACCATTGGCCGGCCTTGTCCAGGTGGACGCCGACGTACCTGAG GGAAAAGGTGGGGTCAAAGGTCATCAGCGTGGCGGTGACTCCCGATGGTTACGCCGACGCCGTGAGAGGCGATCGCTTCGTGATGCCAGAAGAACGTCACATGACCGTTTCCTCCGTGCTGGACGTCCTGGAAGGCAAG GTGAAGCGGCGTGGAGTCTTTTACGTCCAGAAGCAGTGTTCCAACCTGCTGGATGAACTTCCTGAGCTGACAGGCGACGTGGAAGCGCATGTGCCGTGGATGAGTACGGCGCTGG GAAAGTTACCAGACGCCGTCAATTTCTGGCTGGGCGAAGCAGACGCCGTCACGTCAC TGCACAAAGATCCTTATGAGAACGTCTACTGTGTCGTTTCTGGACAGAAGAACTTCATCCTGCTGCCGCCTACAGAGCGACCCTTCCTCCCTTACG GCCTCTACCAGCCCGCGGTTTACCGCCAGCAGGACGACGGCGACTTTGCGGCGGTGGACCAGACCGACTGTGAGAAG GTGCCCTGGATCCCCCTGGACCCGCTGGACCCCGACCTGAAGCGCTACCCTATGTACCGAAGAGCGCGGCCGCTGCACTGTAGTGTGAAGGCCGGGGAGATCCTATACCTGCCCTCGCTGTGGTTCCACCACGTGCGGCAGACGCACGGCTGCATGGCAG TCAACTTCTGGTACGACATGGACTTTGACGTCAAGTACAACTACTTCCAGCTGGTGGACACGCTGTCGCAGCTCATATCACCACCTGCAtgtgaggcaaacaggaagtga
- the jmjd7 gene encoding bifunctional peptidase and (3S)-lysyl hydroxylase JMJD7 isoform X3, protein MDAVEERLADFSLEAHDLYLSQSVPHVDGPPDPLTFYRDWIGTNKPCIIRNALNHWPALSRWTPTYLREKVGSKVISVAVTPDGYADAVRGDRFVMPEERHMTVSSVLDVLEGKVKRRGVFYVQKQCSNLLDELPELTGDVEAHVPWMSTALGKLPDAVNFWLGEADAVTSLHKDPYENVYCVVSGQKNFILLPPTERPFLPYGLYQPAVYRQQDDGDFAAVDQTDCEKVPWIPLDPLDPDLKRYPMYRRARPLHCSVKAGEILYLPSLWFHHVRQTHGCMAVNFWYDMDFDVKYNYFQLVDTLSQLISPPACEANRK, encoded by the exons ATGGACGCTGTTGAAGAACGACTGGCGGACTTCTCACTGGAGGCTCATG ATTTGTACCTGAGCCAATCGGTACCTCACGTGGATGGCCCACCTGACCCACTGACCTTTTACCGCGACTGGATTGGTACAAACAAACCCTGCATCATCCGAAACGCTCTCAACCATTGGCCGGCCTTGTCCAGGTGGACGCCGACGTACCTGAG GGAAAAGGTGGGGTCAAAGGTCATCAGCGTGGCGGTGACTCCCGATGGTTACGCCGACGCCGTGAGAGGCGATCGCTTCGTGATGCCAGAAGAACGTCACATGACCGTTTCCTCCGTGCTGGACGTCCTGGAAGGCAAG GTGAAGCGGCGTGGAGTCTTTTACGTCCAGAAGCAGTGTTCCAACCTGCTGGATGAACTTCCTGAGCTGACAGGCGACGTGGAAGCGCATGTGCCGTGGATGAGTACGGCGCTGG GAAAGTTACCAGACGCCGTCAATTTCTGGCTGGGCGAAGCAGACGCCGTCACGTCAC TGCACAAAGATCCTTATGAGAACGTCTACTGTGTCGTTTCTGGACAGAAGAACTTCATCCTGCTGCCGCCTACAGAGCGACCCTTCCTCCCTTACG GCCTCTACCAGCCCGCGGTTTACCGCCAGCAGGACGACGGCGACTTTGCGGCGGTGGACCAGACCGACTGTGAGAAG GTGCCCTGGATCCCCCTGGACCCGCTGGACCCCGACCTGAAGCGCTACCCTATGTACCGAAGAGCGCGGCCGCTGCACTGTAGTGTGAAGGCCGGGGAGATCCTATACCTGCCCTCGCTGTGGTTCCACCACGTGCGGCAGACGCACGGCTGCATGGCAG TCAACTTCTGGTACGACATGGACTTTGACGTCAAGTACAACTACTTCCAGCTGGTGGACACGCTGTCGCAGCTCATATCACCACCTGCAtgtgaggcaaacaggaagtga